A window of the Tachysurus fulvidraco isolate hzauxx_2018 chromosome 6, HZAU_PFXX_2.0, whole genome shotgun sequence genome harbors these coding sequences:
- the dbr1 gene encoding lariat debranching enzyme, with product MKIAVEGCCHGELDKIYETIGYLESKEGIKVDLLLCCGDFQAVRNEGDLKCMAVPQKYRHMQTFYKYYSGEKKAPVLTIFIGGNHEASNHLQELPYGGWVAPNIYYLGYAGVVRYRGIRIGGLSGIFKMHDYRKGHYEFPPYNQETLRSVYHIRNSDVFKLKQIRMPIDVFMTHDWPRGIYHYGSTEQLLRKKKFLRDEVESGTLGSPAAAELLNHLQPGYWFSAHLHVKFAAMMQHEARGNAVPKTTKFLSLDKCLPHRDFLQVVEIADRPGSSEKLEYDPEWLAILKTTARLQKPSPNIWHPPENNGLHTRWDYSASEEAMMEIVSTLNGELSIPENFSPTVPPYDPSHPQSHTPPAYCTNPQTTELCATLGLVDIYALAGQSAQNSTSWREDRANEEEDEDNQSSGSTDEPSEYPTDTSVLSNSYNPDEITIEDEWEEEEEEEKKDGGEVKKSGTDAVVPEAPAGAQDSDRDSSPQREAMGRLILPPPLIASETEEPYDLPTRLSPTSTGCFSHSSEEDGTMPPARVPKRPSGETKGPFNPIGNSPRIKRRNQAIYTADDDDEEES from the exons ATGAAAATAGCAGTGGAAGGCTGCTGCCATGGCGAGCTGGACAAGATCTACGAGACCATTGGATACCTGGAGAGTAAGGAAGGGATTAAGGTGGACCTACTGCTGTGCTGCGGAGATTTCCAGGCTGTGAGGAATGAAGGAGACCTAAAGTGCATGGCGGTGCCACAGAAGTACAGGCACATGCAGACCTTTTACAA GTACTATTCAGGGGAGAAGAAAGCACCGGTTCTGACCATCTTCATCGGCGGCAACCACGAGGCTTCTAACCATCTGCAAGAGCTTCCCTATGGAGGCTGGGTGGCACCGAATATATACTATTTGG GTTATGCCGGCGTCGTCCGCTACAGAGGTATAAGGATCGGTGGCCTTTCTGggatttttaaaatgcatgatTACAGAAAAG GACACTACGAGTTCCCACCCTACAACCAAGAAACCCTGCGCAGCGTCTACCACATTAGAAATAGTGACGTCTTTAAGCTTAAGCAG ATCCGCATGCCCATAGACGTGTTCATGACGCACGACTGGCCGCGGGGCATCTACCACTACGGGAGCACGGAGCAGCTGCTAAGGAAAAAGAAGTTCCTGCGTGATGAGGTAGAGTCCGGGACTCTGGGTAGTCCAGCTGCCGCTGAGCTCCTCAATCACCTGCAGCCCGGCTACTGGTTTTCCGCACATCTTCACGTCAAATTCGCCGCCATGATGCAGCACGAG GCACGGGGTAATGCTGTTCCAAAGACCACCAAGTTCCTCTCTCTGGACAAGTGTCTTCCTCATAGAGACTTCCTTCAG GTAGTGGAGATAGCGGATAGACCTGGTTCCTCCGAAAAGCTGGAGTATGACCCAGAGTGGTTAGCCATCTTGAAGACCACTGCCCGCCTTCAGAAACCTTCACCAAACATCTGGCACCCGCCCGAGAATAACGGCCTGCACACTCG CTGGGACTATAGTGCATCAGAAGAAGCCATGATGGAGATAGTGAGCACTTTAAATGGTGAGCTTAGCATCCCGGAGAACTTCAGTCCAACGGTGCCCCCTTATGACCCGTCTCACCCTCAGTCCCACACTCCCCCGGCTTACTGCACCAACCCCCAGACCACAGAGTTGTGTGCCACCCTCGGCCTTGTCGACATCTATGCTCTGGCAGGCCAGAGCGCACAGAACTCTACATCCTGGAGAGAGGATCGAGCAAACGAAGAGGAAGACGAGGACAACCAGAGCTCGGGTAGCACGGATGAACCCAGCGAGTACCCCACTGACACCTCAGTGCTCTCCAACTCCTACAATCCTGATGAGATCACCATTGAGGATGAgtgggaggaggaagaggaggaggagaaaaaggatGGAGGAGAAGTGAAAAAGTCTGGGACAGATGCAGTTGTTCCTGAGGCTCCAGCAGGAGCACAGGATAGTGACAGGGACAGCAGCCCGCAGCGAGAGGCCATGGGCAGGCTTATCTTACCTCCTCCTCTCATAGCTTCAGAGACAGAGGAGCCCTATGATTTACCTACTAGACTTTCTCCAACGTCTACAGGCTGTTTCTCCCACAGCTCAGAGGAAGACGGGACCATGCCACCAGCCAGAGTGCCCAAGCGGCCTAGCGGAGAAACCAAGGGACCATTCAACCCCATAGGCAACTCCCCTAGGATCAAACGCCGCAACCAGGCCATCTACacagctgatgatgatgatgaggaggagagtTAG